A region of Lycium barbarum isolate Lr01 chromosome 1, ASM1917538v2, whole genome shotgun sequence DNA encodes the following proteins:
- the LOC132640001 gene encoding myb family transcription factor PHL11-like isoform X2, translated as MYNATGMGRGEGFYEGGGGVVMTRDPKPRLRWTTELHEQFVDAVTKLGGPDKATPKSVLRLMGLKGLTLYHLKSHLQKYRLGQLSKKQNIAEQNKENSGDSSGQFSLHSLGPRTSSLSMNFMQGEVPIAEAVMCQIEVQKRLQEQLEVQQKLQMRIETQGKYLQAILDKAQKKLPVNMNSPSALEATRAHVFNSPLSNLMDYTHGENRDNNIRTHGNSNEELPRSHYIMEEERKNDLNLKLEEASINFDLNSRSSYDFIGRLGI; from the exons ATGTATAATGCAACTGGGATGGGGAGAGGAGAAGGTTTTTATGAAGGTGGGGGAGGGGTGGTGATGACAAGAGATCCAAAGCCAAGATTGAGGTGGACTACTGAATTACATGAACAATTTGTGGATGCTGTCACTAAGCTTGGTGGTCCTGATA AAGCAACTCCCAAATCAGTACTGAGGTTAATGGGCTTGAAGGGTTTGACACTATACCATTTGAAGAGTCATTTGCAG AAGTATAGACTTGGACAACTGTCCAAGAAACAAAATATCGCAGAGCAAAACAAAGAAAACAGTG GGGACTCATCTGGACAGTTTAGTTTGCATTCCTTAGGCCCCAGGACCTCTTCATTAAGTATGAACTTTATGCAAGG AGAAGTTCCAATCGCAGAGGCAGTAATGTGTCAAATTGAAGTTCAGAAAAGATTACAGGAACAGCTTGAG GTGCAACAAAAATTGCAAATGAGAATAGAAACACAGGGTAAGTATTTGCAAGCAATATTAGATAAAGCTCAGAAGAAGCTCCCGGTCAACATGAACTCTCCTAGTGCACTGGAAGCAACAAGAGCTCACGTCTTTAATTCACCTCTGTCAAATTTAATGGATTACACACATGGAGAGAACCGGGACAACAACATTAGAACACATGGTAATAGTAATGAGGAGCTACCAAGGTCTCATTACATCATGGAGGAAGAACGAAAGAACGATCTCAATCTTAAGCTCGAAGAAGCTTCCATCAATTTCGATTTGAACTCTAGAAGTAGCTATGACTTTATCGGAAGATTGGGAATATAG
- the LOC132639992 gene encoding isoflavone reductase homolog: MAKSKVLVVGGTGYMGKRIVKASLAQGHTTYVLQRPEIGLDIGKLEMLLSFKEQGARLVEASFSNHKSLVEAVKKVDVVICTMSGVHFRSHNILLQLKLVDAIKEAGNIKRFLPSEFGMDPALMGHAIEPGRVTFDEKMEVRKAIEEAHIPYTYISANCFAGYFVGNLSQLGTLVPPKEKVSLYGDGNVKVVYMDEDDVATYAIKSIDDPRTLNKTVYLRPPENILTQRELIAKWEKLKGTELEKISISEQDFLSSMKGMDYAGQVGVGHFYHIFYEGCLTNFEIGQNAEEASALYPEVRYTRMEEYLERHLN, encoded by the exons ATGGCAAAAAGCAAGGTTCTTGTTGTAGGTGGAACTGGCTATATGGGCAAGAGGATTGTGAAGGCTAGCTTAGCACAGGGACATACAACATATGTCCTGCAGAGGCCGGAGATCGGCCTCGACATCGGCAAACTAGAGATGTTGTTGTCGTTCAAGGAGCAAGGTGCTCGACTTGTCGAGGCCTCGTTCTCCAACCACAAGAGCCTAGTGGAAGCTGTCAAAAAGGTGGATGTTGTTATATGCACCATGTCcggtgtacatttcagaagtcacAATATCTTGTTGCAACTCAAGTTGGTTGACGCCATCAAAGAAGCTGGAAATATTAAG CGTTTCTTGCCATCGGAGTTTGGAATGGATCCAGCACTAATGGGACATGCAATAGAACCAGGAAGAGTGACATTTGATGAGAAAATGGAAGTGAGAAAAGCCATAGAAGAAGCTCATATCCCTTATACTTACATCTCTGCTAATTGCTTTGCTGGTTACTTTGTTGGCAATCTTTCTCAACTTGGAACCCTTGTTCCTCCTAAAGAGAAAGTTTCCCTCTATGGAGATGGCAATGTTAAAG TGGTGTATATGGATGAAGATGATGTAGCAACATACGCTATAAAAAGCATAGATGATCCAAGGACACTGAACAAGACTGTGTACCTTAGACCACCGGAAAACATTCTGACTCAAAGGGAATTGATAGCAAAGTGGGAAAAGCTTAAAGGAACAGAGCTTGAGAAAATCAGCATCTCTGAACAAGACTTCCTATCTTCCATGAAAG GAATGGACTATGCTGGGCAGGTAGGAGTGGGACATTTCTACCACATATTCTACGAAGGTTGTTTAACTAACTTTGAAATTGGACAAAATGCTGAAGAAGCCTCTGCACTCTACCCTGAAGTTCGTTACACTCGCATGGAAGAATATTTAGAACGCCATCTCAATTAG
- the LOC132640001 gene encoding myb family transcription factor PHL11-like isoform X1, producing MYNATGMGRGEGFYEGGGGVVMTRDPKPRLRWTTELHEQFVDAVTKLGGPDKGLGFTEATPKSVLRLMGLKGLTLYHLKSHLQKYRLGQLSKKQNIAEQNKENSGDSSGQFSLHSLGPRTSSLSMNFMQGEVPIAEAVMCQIEVQKRLQEQLEVQQKLQMRIETQGKYLQAILDKAQKKLPVNMNSPSALEATRAHVFNSPLSNLMDYTHGENRDNNIRTHGNSNEELPRSHYIMEEERKNDLNLKLEEASINFDLNSRSSYDFIGRLGI from the exons ATGTATAATGCAACTGGGATGGGGAGAGGAGAAGGTTTTTATGAAGGTGGGGGAGGGGTGGTGATGACAAGAGATCCAAAGCCAAGATTGAGGTGGACTACTGAATTACATGAACAATTTGTGGATGCTGTCACTAAGCTTGGTGGTCCTGATA AAGGTCTTGGATTTACAGAAGCAACTCCCAAATCAGTACTGAGGTTAATGGGCTTGAAGGGTTTGACACTATACCATTTGAAGAGTCATTTGCAG AAGTATAGACTTGGACAACTGTCCAAGAAACAAAATATCGCAGAGCAAAACAAAGAAAACAGTG GGGACTCATCTGGACAGTTTAGTTTGCATTCCTTAGGCCCCAGGACCTCTTCATTAAGTATGAACTTTATGCAAGG AGAAGTTCCAATCGCAGAGGCAGTAATGTGTCAAATTGAAGTTCAGAAAAGATTACAGGAACAGCTTGAG GTGCAACAAAAATTGCAAATGAGAATAGAAACACAGGGTAAGTATTTGCAAGCAATATTAGATAAAGCTCAGAAGAAGCTCCCGGTCAACATGAACTCTCCTAGTGCACTGGAAGCAACAAGAGCTCACGTCTTTAATTCACCTCTGTCAAATTTAATGGATTACACACATGGAGAGAACCGGGACAACAACATTAGAACACATGGTAATAGTAATGAGGAGCTACCAAGGTCTCATTACATCATGGAGGAAGAACGAAAGAACGATCTCAATCTTAAGCTCGAAGAAGCTTCCATCAATTTCGATTTGAACTCTAGAAGTAGCTATGACTTTATCGGAAGATTGGGAATATAG